A segment of the Deinococcus aestuarii genome:
GACACCCGCGCTTTCCCCAGCATCCCCGCCCGCCACGAGGTCTGGCGGCGCACGGTCTGCCATTGGCTGGCCGGGCAGGTGGGACGGGGCATCCTCGACCAGCCCGAAGCCTCGCGCCTCGCCCGGATGGCGGCGCGTGACCTGGCGGTGCGGGCGTATCGGCTCGACCTGAACTGAAGTGGTTCCCCCGCAGGTGCCCCCGGCCCTGCCCAAGGATGCGGCCCCCTCTCCCCCGCCCCCCGTTCACGCTTCACGTTCAGGAGGAAGCCATGACGACCATGTTGCCCGGCCAGACGCCCCAGCCTCCCCTCCCGCCCAGCCCGGAGGAGGCCATCCTGGAGGGCGCGCGCCGCAAGCGCGGCGCTTCGGTAGGTACACTGTCTCTCTTCAACGCCGTCGAAAACCAGGAGGGCAGTATGCTCGCCGTGTTGGGGCCGCTGGTCCGCAACGGCTTCGGCATCGGCCTGGCCGAGATCGGCGTGATCACCGCCCTGGGCCGCGCCGCCCGCATGATCTTCGGGCCGCTGTGGAGCATGATCGCCGACCGCTGGGGCCGCAAGGGCGTGCTGATCATCACGGCCTTCTGGGGCGTCTTCACGCTGGCGGCGGGCTTCGCGCAGAACTACCAGCAGTTCGTGCTGCTGTACGGCATCGGTCTGATCGGCACGGTGGCCGCCGAACCCATCAGCAACGGCATCCTGTCCGACCTGTACAAGGACAACGAGCGCGGCAAGGCGTTCGGCACCCTGCGTTCCGTGGGCGCGCTGCTGGGCTTGGTGGTCACGCCCATCCTCGGGCAACTGGGAAACATCCCCAACAACGAGGGCTGGCGCTACGGCATGTACATCATGGGCGGCATCGGCCTCCTGACCGGCGTGCTGGTGTGGCTTTTCGTGAAAGACCCCCGCGACTCCCTCAAGAAGGCGGGCCTGCGCCAGGGCAAGGAAGACCAGTTCCGCTTCGGCGACGTGCCCAAGATCCTGGGCATCCCCACCATGGCGCTTCTCGCCGTGCAACTGCTGTTCATCACCAGCCTGGTGCTGTTCGCCTTCATCATCTTCTACTTCACGGACGTGCGGAACTACAGCCCGACCGAGGCGACCTACCTGTACACCGTGTTCTTCGCGGGCTTCGGCATCAGCTCCTTCGTCGGCGGACTCATCGGCGACGCCTTCGTGAGGCGGATGGGCGACCGGGGCCGCATCGCCCTGATGCAGATTTACCTCGCCCTGTTCGCGCTGATGAGCTTCCTCGCCACGCAGATCGACTGGCCCAGCCGGGTGGTGGACTACGGGGTGTGGTTCGTGTTCGGACTGATCGGCTCCATCGGCTTTTCCGGCTGCGTCCTGCCGATGGTCTCCTCGGTCGTTCCCCCGCAGTACCGCTCGACCTCGTTCGCGCTGCTGTTCTCCTTCATCCAGGGCGGCATCTCAACCATCCTCTCGCTGTACATCGGCAGACTCGCCCAGGAATACGGCCTGCGCCCGGTGCTGCTGTGGTTGGTCACCGTGCCCTACGCCGTCAACGCCGTGTTCTGGTTCCTGTTCTACCGCACGTACCCCCGCGACAAGGCCCGCATGGACGCCCTGGTCAGGGCCACCGCCACCGACTGAACCCCCGAGGGAGGCGGGAGCCACGACCGCCTCTCTCCCCTCTTCCCGAAAGGAGAACCCCCATGCTGTACCCCGTCCAGAACGACAAGCGCAACCGCCTCGACCTCAGCGGCATCTGGGATTTCCAGACCGACCCGGACCACGTGGGCGAGACCGAGGGCTGGGCCCAGGGCTTGAGCGGTGAAATCCGCCCGATGGCCGTGCCCGGAAGCTGGAACGAGCAGTACGCCGACCTGTTCAATTACCTCGACCTCTCGTGGTACGTCCGCAAGACCTACGTGCCGAGGAGCTGGCAGGGCCAGCGCGTCATGATCCGCGTCGGCTCCGCACCGTACTACGCCGAGGTATACGTGAACGGCACCAAGGTCGGCTCGCACGAGGGCGGGCACCTGCCCTTCGAGTTCGACATCACCGATCAGGTGAAATGGGACGAGGAAAACACCGTCGCCGTCAGCGTGGAGAACAACCTCTCGCCCCAGCGGGTGCCGTCGGGCAACATGGATTCGGCCATCGGGGCCTTCGCGTCCTACCCCAAGACGACCTACGACTTCTTCCCCTTCGCGGGACTCCACCGCCCGGTGTGGCTGTACTCGGTGCCGCAGCGCCACATCCAGGACGTGAGGGTCGTGACCGACCTCCAGGGCTCGGACGGCGTAGTGAGGGTGAAGGTGA
Coding sequences within it:
- a CDS encoding MFS transporter, which produces MTTMLPGQTPQPPLPPSPEEAILEGARRKRGASVGTLSLFNAVENQEGSMLAVLGPLVRNGFGIGLAEIGVITALGRAARMIFGPLWSMIADRWGRKGVLIITAFWGVFTLAAGFAQNYQQFVLLYGIGLIGTVAAEPISNGILSDLYKDNERGKAFGTLRSVGALLGLVVTPILGQLGNIPNNEGWRYGMYIMGGIGLLTGVLVWLFVKDPRDSLKKAGLRQGKEDQFRFGDVPKILGIPTMALLAVQLLFITSLVLFAFIIFYFTDVRNYSPTEATYLYTVFFAGFGISSFVGGLIGDAFVRRMGDRGRIALMQIYLALFALMSFLATQIDWPSRVVDYGVWFVFGLIGSIGFSGCVLPMVSSVVPPQYRSTSFALLFSFIQGGISTILSLYIGRLAQEYGLRPVLLWLVTVPYAVNAVFWFLFYRTYPRDKARMDALVRATATD